One genomic segment of Chryseobacterium phocaeense includes these proteins:
- a CDS encoding MraY family glycosyltransferase, translated as MKNFELFLSESGISIFYVKIGLGFLFSFFITFFSIPTIIKISRRKNLMDEPGIRSSHLRKIPNLGGIAIFYSIGICTSIFAYELFDLYKFLFASLVILLYIGVMDDIVVMRAYKKLVAQIIVSSLVVIGSDIRIRSLFGIFGIYEMGYFVSLVFSIVTFIVLINAFNLIDGIDGLAGGYSVICSGLFGISYYRLGEYNYPLVVLSVVIIGTVLAFLYYNLSNYRTNKIFMGDTGSMLLGFLLAFTSICFIDIFIDKELPNVPRYHLQSAPAIAVAILILPIVDTLNVIIVRLCNKKSPFDADKNHIHHKLLKLDLTHRRSTFYIIVYYLMIVTVAYYLRHININLLLLIIILLGFFGAYLPDLIYRLRNNKKITI; from the coding sequence ATGAAGAATTTTGAATTGTTCTTAAGCGAATCAGGAATTTCTATTTTTTACGTGAAAATAGGATTAGGGTTTCTATTCTCTTTTTTTATTACCTTTTTTTCCATTCCCACCATTATTAAGATATCCAGAAGAAAGAACCTTATGGATGAACCGGGAATAAGGAGTTCTCATCTTAGAAAAATCCCAAATCTTGGTGGTATTGCCATTTTTTATTCCATCGGGATTTGTACTTCTATCTTTGCCTATGAGCTTTTTGATCTCTATAAATTCCTGTTTGCATCCCTTGTTATCCTTTTATACATTGGAGTGATGGATGATATTGTGGTGATGCGGGCGTATAAGAAACTCGTGGCACAGATCATTGTATCTTCCCTTGTTGTGATTGGCTCGGATATCAGAATCAGAAGCCTGTTCGGGATCTTCGGGATATATGAAATGGGGTATTTTGTAAGCCTGGTATTCAGTATCGTTACGTTTATTGTCCTTATCAATGCGTTCAACCTTATTGACGGGATAGATGGCCTGGCGGGAGGATACTCGGTAATATGCAGCGGGCTTTTCGGGATAAGTTACTACAGGCTGGGGGAATATAATTATCCGTTGGTGGTTTTGTCTGTGGTCATCATAGGAACCGTGCTGGCCTTTCTCTATTACAATTTATCAAATTACAGGACCAATAAGATATTCATGGGAGATACGGGATCTATGCTTCTCGGTTTTCTGCTGGCTTTTACATCCATTTGTTTTATTGACATTTTTATAGATAAAGAACTTCCCAATGTTCCCAGATATCACCTTCAGTCGGCACCAGCTATAGCGGTTGCCATCCTCATTCTGCCCATTGTAGATACCCTGAATGTGATTATCGTAAGGCTTTGCAACAAAAAATCACCCTTTGATGCAGACAAAAACCACATCCACCACAAGCTTTTAAAACTGGATCTTACGCACAGACGTTCCACATTTTATATTATTGTATATTATCTTATGATTGTAACCGTGGCTTACTATCTGAGACACATTAATATAAACCTGTTGCTACTGATCATTATTTTATTAGGATTTTTTGGAGCCTATTTACCAGATCTGATCTATCGTTTACGAAATAATAAGAAAATAACAATTTAA
- a CDS encoding glycosyltransferase family 2 protein, with amino-acid sequence MVSIIVPVYNVENYLAKCLDSLVNQSLQDIEILVVDDGSKDGSALIIEKYAAQFPGKIKAFTKENGGLSDARNYGLDRASGEYIGFVDSDDYVALTMFEEMLQLAEKHQAKMVICNIQKVDQNGKVTQKLTQIPNMPEKIELEDHFSVFSDLSYFACNKLFKKELFDQKKFKKGVHFEDIQLIPQLLLECKVVAQTQNFHYQYLERTDSITKTHTEKGLDILKAVKDVEGAFGKSGYAHKKNELKNFQIFEGVYSFLAYVAFVKDEKIFNAMADELAVFIKERKIKIQDILGYSRFGKNYLLSLPLKKKIFYLLFFAGQKKLIRRII; translated from the coding sequence ATGGTTTCAATTATAGTTCCCGTATATAACGTAGAAAATTATCTGGCCAAATGCCTGGATTCTCTCGTGAACCAAAGCCTTCAGGATATTGAAATCCTGGTTGTTGATGATGGCAGCAAAGATGGCTCAGCACTAATCATTGAAAAATATGCAGCGCAGTTTCCCGGTAAAATCAAAGCCTTCACCAAAGAAAACGGCGGGCTGAGTGATGCCCGTAACTATGGACTGGATAGGGCTTCGGGAGAATATATAGGTTTTGTAGACAGTGATGATTATGTTGCATTAACGATGTTTGAGGAAATGCTTCAGTTGGCAGAAAAACATCAGGCTAAAATGGTGATCTGTAATATACAGAAAGTAGATCAGAACGGGAAAGTGACACAAAAACTGACACAGATTCCTAATATGCCTGAAAAGATAGAGCTGGAAGATCATTTCTCTGTTTTTTCAGATCTCAGTTATTTTGCCTGCAATAAATTGTTTAAAAAAGAGCTTTTTGATCAGAAGAAATTTAAAAAAGGAGTTCACTTTGAAGATATTCAATTGATTCCGCAGCTGCTTCTGGAATGTAAGGTAGTAGCCCAGACCCAGAATTTTCATTATCAGTATCTGGAAAGGACGGATTCCATTACAAAAACCCATACGGAAAAAGGGCTGGATATCCTGAAAGCAGTGAAAGATGTAGAAGGAGCATTCGGAAAATCTGGTTATGCCCATAAAAAAAATGAGCTGAAAAATTTTCAGATCTTCGAAGGAGTATATTCTTTTCTGGCTTACGTTGCCTTTGTAAAAGATGAAAAAATTTTTAATGCCATGGCAGATGAATTGGCTGTTTTTATAAAAGAAAGAAAAATAAAAATTCAAGATATATTGGGCTATAGTCGTTTTGGTAAGAATTATCTTTTATCTTTGCCGTTGAAAAAAAAGATTTTTTATCTGTTGTTTTTTGCCGGGCAAAAGAAACTGATAAGAAGAATTATATAA
- a CDS encoding SGNH/GDSL hydrolase family protein produces the protein MKKKIILSSILLAVLFTLIYFWNKYSYAGEEKYFSSATTPEKGLQIGIIGDSWVVRQNLDSLLQEKLSDKGIKAQIYSSGNPGAKTRMIYENLFKDQDQEFSSKKVIEKKPDYCIVIAGVNDAAMHLGPQFYSHHMLMIVKTLLNYNIKPVVVSLPEFGLEENFKSKNMISALSNKGAELVLNGGTAFKISDYRKALEENLKNNGLAQKVIVLNFDGVSRDFDKDRNLYADPLHLNKLGYQKFSDFLTQSIVNLEGVK, from the coding sequence ATGAAAAAAAAGATAATTTTAAGTAGTATTCTGCTGGCAGTACTGTTCACTCTGATCTATTTCTGGAATAAATATTCATATGCCGGTGAGGAAAAATATTTTTCTTCTGCTACAACACCGGAAAAAGGACTGCAAATTGGTATTATCGGCGACAGCTGGGTAGTGCGGCAGAATCTGGATTCTCTTTTGCAGGAGAAACTTTCGGATAAAGGGATTAAGGCGCAAATTTACTCCTCGGGAAATCCGGGAGCGAAGACGAGAATGATTTATGAAAACCTTTTTAAAGATCAGGATCAGGAATTTTCCTCCAAAAAGGTGATTGAGAAAAAACCGGATTACTGTATTGTAATTGCAGGAGTAAATGATGCTGCGATGCACCTCGGACCTCAATTTTACAGTCATCATATGCTGATGATTGTTAAAACACTGCTGAATTATAACATCAAACCTGTTGTGGTTTCCCTGCCGGAATTCGGCCTTGAAGAAAATTTCAAAAGCAAAAATATGATCAGTGCGCTCAGTAATAAAGGTGCAGAACTGGTTTTGAACGGCGGTACAGCATTTAAAATTTCCGATTACAGAAAAGCTTTAGAGGAAAATCTGAAAAATAACGGACTGGCTCAGAAAGTAATTGTTTTAAATTTTGATGGAGTAAGCCGTGATTTTGACAAAGACCGGAATTTATACGCAGACCCGCTTCACCTCAATAAGCTGGGGTATCAGAAGTTCAGCGATTTTTTAACCCAAAGTATTGTTAATTTAGAAGGCGTAAAATAA
- a CDS encoding formimidoylglutamase, with protein sequence MDFEDFIISPRNFKAESWQIGSRITKDIKEDSIVLLFVSDYRGAGGDAEVQDFTSVRKEFYKLSQLDFDVPIVDLGDLVSGKSVQDSHYILQEVLSACHYKRALPVIIGGSNDFAFSLFSTLNFHKKNINYTQISNIISLQQGEQINELTFLGKILGAKNFSIKNYHHLGYQKHLNETDSVRLIKDVQFDILRLAEMMNSTEKTEPFFRKADLVTLNCDAVESFSEPFSMNPQVNGLNRREICAYMKEIGLSENLKSVGIFNYNIYSENQLNHQLLAQMIWYLIEGINIQRSHPKERHYELFYVLIDDEQYAFKRDTFSNLWYFGEDDNIENCIPCSRKDFEEAKRGTLNPRLTF encoded by the coding sequence ATGGATTTTGAAGATTTTATCATTTCACCAAGAAATTTCAAAGCAGAAAGCTGGCAGATCGGCAGCCGGATCACTAAAGATATCAAAGAAGACAGTATTGTTCTTCTGTTTGTTTCAGATTACAGGGGAGCCGGAGGTGATGCGGAAGTACAGGATTTTACATCCGTAAGAAAAGAATTCTATAAACTGTCGCAGCTGGATTTTGATGTTCCTATTGTAGATCTTGGAGATCTGGTTTCCGGCAAATCTGTCCAGGATTCCCATTATATTCTTCAGGAGGTTTTGTCTGCATGCCATTATAAAAGAGCGTTGCCAGTGATTATCGGCGGCTCCAATGATTTTGCGTTTTCGCTGTTTTCAACACTGAATTTCCATAAAAAAAACATCAACTATACCCAGATCAGCAATATTATCTCTCTGCAGCAGGGCGAGCAGATTAATGAACTGACCTTTTTGGGGAAAATACTGGGCGCCAAGAATTTCTCGATCAAAAATTATCATCATCTCGGCTACCAGAAACATCTGAACGAAACAGATTCGGTGAGGCTTATCAAAGATGTACAGTTTGATATTCTCCGTCTGGCGGAAATGATGAATTCCACAGAAAAAACAGAACCTTTTTTCAGAAAAGCAGACTTAGTTACCCTAAACTGTGATGCGGTAGAGAGTTTCAGTGAGCCATTTTCTATGAATCCTCAGGTGAATGGCCTGAACCGGAGGGAAATCTGTGCCTATATGAAAGAGATTGGATTGAGTGAAAATTTAAAATCTGTAGGGATTTTTAATTATAATATTTACTCGGAAAACCAGTTAAATCACCAGTTGCTGGCCCAGATGATCTGGTATCTGATCGAGGGGATCAATATCCAAAGATCGCATCCGAAAGAGAGGCATTACGAATTGTTTTATGTTCTGATTGATGATGAGCAGTATGCTTTTAAGCGGGATACATTCAGCAATCTGTGGTATTTCGGGGAAGATGACAATATAGAAAACTGTATTCCATGTTCTAGAAAAGATTTTGAAGAAGCAAAAAGAGGAACGCTTAATCCCAGGCTGACCTTTTAA
- the topA gene encoding type I DNA topoisomerase — MSKNLVIVESPAKAKTIQKYLGKDFEVKSSFGHIRDLPKKGMGIDLATFSPDYEVSADKKKLVTELKAAVKKAEMVWLASDEDREGEAIAWHLADELKLKPENRKRIVFHEITKNAILKAIENPRDIDQNLVNAQQARRVLDRIVGFEMSPVLWKKVKPGLSAGRVQSVAVRLIVEREKEIREFAPKASFKLDGIFLNKTEQEIAAKLKKDFEKEEDAEKFLEKAKTTEFKVLNVETKPGTRSASAPFTTSTLQQEASSRLGYNVTNTMRLAQRLYEEGYITYMRTDSVNLSQEAIEGAKKQITSEYGAEYSSPRNYTTKSASAQEAHEAIRPTDFAVKSIGDAQLNRLYQLIYRRTLASQMANAKIEKTVIEIGNASLPQHFEAQGEVIIFDGFLKAYGIVKTEEDDEENNEKLLPKVSVGEILSYKKITASEKFTRPSARYTEAGLVKKLEELGIGRPSTYAPTIQTIQNREYVDKREIDPQTREVMRMSLVKDKIKKEVLEEKFGGDKNKFVPTDIGEVVNDFLTDNFKEILDYGFTARVEESFDEIANGDQKWKEMMTNFYSKFHPRIEDVEENADRATGDRLLGVDPKTGKNVHARIGRFGAMIQIGETEDEEKPIFASLMTGQNIATISLAEALELFKLPFELNEFEGQAVSVGVGRFGPYVKWGDTFISIPKGEDPLSVSQARAEEIINEKKKADAPIATYKGDPVTKGTGRFGPFIKYKDIFVNVPKRYNFDNLSQSDINELIDAKLEKEANRYIQQWEKEKISIENGRWGPFVKFGKAMFKIPKKKDDTKYDAEELKDVSLDEVKKWITDQDKNAFAEKKKPAAKKTAAKKTTAVKKTAAKKK; from the coding sequence ATGTCGAAAAATTTAGTAATTGTAGAGTCACCGGCAAAAGCAAAAACTATTCAGAAATATTTAGGAAAGGATTTTGAAGTAAAATCAAGCTTCGGACACATCCGTGACCTTCCGAAAAAAGGAATGGGAATAGACCTTGCCACGTTCAGTCCTGATTACGAAGTTTCGGCAGATAAAAAGAAATTGGTTACAGAACTCAAAGCTGCCGTAAAGAAAGCTGAAATGGTATGGCTGGCGTCCGATGAGGACCGCGAAGGAGAAGCTATTGCATGGCACCTGGCTGATGAGCTGAAACTGAAACCGGAAAACAGGAAGAGGATTGTTTTCCACGAGATTACTAAAAATGCCATTCTGAAAGCCATTGAAAATCCAAGAGATATTGATCAGAACCTTGTGAACGCCCAGCAGGCGAGAAGAGTTCTGGACAGGATTGTAGGTTTTGAAATGTCTCCGGTTCTCTGGAAAAAAGTAAAACCAGGTCTTTCGGCAGGAAGGGTACAATCCGTAGCGGTAAGATTAATTGTGGAAAGAGAAAAGGAAATCCGTGAATTTGCTCCTAAAGCAAGCTTCAAACTGGATGGAATTTTCCTGAATAAAACTGAACAGGAAATCGCTGCCAAGCTTAAAAAGGATTTTGAAAAAGAAGAAGACGCTGAAAAATTCCTTGAAAAAGCAAAAACTACGGAATTTAAAGTTCTGAATGTAGAGACCAAGCCCGGGACCCGTTCCGCTTCCGCTCCGTTTACCACATCCACATTGCAGCAGGAAGCCTCTTCAAGATTAGGATATAATGTAACGAATACCATGCGTCTTGCCCAAAGACTGTATGAAGAAGGTTATATTACCTATATGAGAACGGACTCTGTGAACCTTTCGCAGGAAGCTATAGAAGGCGCAAAAAAGCAGATCACTTCAGAATACGGAGCTGAATATTCTTCACCAAGAAACTATACCACGAAATCTGCATCGGCACAGGAGGCTCACGAAGCTATCCGTCCTACCGATTTTGCCGTGAAAAGTATTGGTGATGCCCAATTAAACAGGCTATATCAATTAATATACAGAAGAACACTGGCTTCCCAGATGGCAAATGCTAAAATTGAGAAGACGGTAATTGAAATTGGAAATGCCTCATTGCCCCAGCATTTTGAAGCGCAGGGTGAAGTAATTATTTTCGATGGTTTCTTAAAAGCCTACGGAATTGTAAAAACGGAAGAAGATGATGAGGAAAACAACGAAAAACTGCTTCCTAAAGTAAGTGTAGGGGAAATTTTAAGTTACAAAAAAATCACCGCTTCAGAGAAATTCACCAGACCAAGTGCAAGATATACGGAAGCCGGATTGGTGAAAAAACTGGAAGAACTGGGAATTGGACGTCCGTCTACCTACGCACCTACCATACAGACCATCCAGAACAGGGAATATGTGGATAAAAGAGAGATTGATCCTCAAACCCGTGAAGTGATGAGGATGTCTCTGGTAAAAGATAAGATCAAAAAAGAAGTTCTTGAAGAAAAATTCGGGGGCGATAAAAATAAATTTGTACCTACAGATATCGGTGAAGTTGTTAATGATTTCCTTACCGATAACTTCAAAGAAATCCTGGATTACGGATTTACGGCAAGAGTAGAAGAAAGTTTTGACGAAATTGCGAACGGAGACCAGAAGTGGAAAGAAATGATGACCAATTTCTACTCGAAGTTCCACCCAAGAATTGAAGATGTAGAAGAAAATGCAGACCGTGCCACAGGAGACAGGCTTCTCGGGGTAGATCCTAAAACCGGTAAAAACGTCCATGCAAGAATCGGAAGATTCGGGGCAATGATTCAGATAGGTGAAACAGAAGATGAGGAAAAACCGATTTTCGCTTCGCTCATGACCGGACAAAATATTGCCACGATCTCTCTGGCTGAGGCGCTGGAACTTTTCAAGCTGCCGTTTGAGCTGAACGAATTTGAAGGGCAGGCTGTTTCCGTAGGAGTGGGAAGATTCGGTCCGTATGTGAAATGGGGCGATACATTCATCAGCATTCCGAAAGGGGAAGATCCTCTTTCCGTTAGCCAGGCTCGTGCAGAAGAAATCATCAATGAAAAGAAGAAGGCAGATGCCCCGATTGCTACCTACAAAGGAGACCCGGTAACGAAAGGAACAGGCAGATTCGGACCTTTTATCAAATACAAAGATATATTCGTGAATGTTCCTAAAAGGTATAATTTCGATAACCTTTCTCAAAGCGATATCAATGAACTGATTGATGCGAAGCTGGAAAAAGAAGCCAACCGCTACATCCAGCAGTGGGAAAAAGAAAAAATATCAATTGAAAATGGTAGATGGGGACCTTTCGTAAAATTCGGGAAAGCCATGTTCAAAATCCCGAAGAAAAAAGACGATACCAAATATGATGCGGAAGAGTTGAAGGACGTTTCCCTGGATGAGGTTAAAAAATGGATCACAGATCAGGATAAAAATGCCTTTGCAGAGAAAAAGAAGCCGGCCGCCAAGAAAACAGCAGCAAAAAAAACAACTGCTGTGAAAAAGACAGCCGCGAAAAAGAAGTAA
- a CDS encoding T9SS type A sorting domain-containing protein, with amino-acid sequence MNSRELNEILPSYKFTETLKTKQDTVLTPVKRVPPLDWTKAPNSYIFDPGQDSEGLLIPVRKAYAMWTDDKYIKGTGIPSGKITADVLWEDVHGLIKSGSKYSLEILDSDQNAKIKVPVNKTKKGNAVIAFRVNGDIYWSWHIWVTDDPTNGSVYKSFDNISRMKTDGTVEPVPDADWQWMDRNLGALSSSITSSDWNRSGGLLYQWGRKDPIPPLVTRGNDFYEVSGSIGRIRHRGAKNFTGASNIDNLTKYLPLASADVINNIRLAVKNPLSLIYVNKDDNSGQAYYNNNPNLPVNWFGRLAGLPDNRLSELNLWSDNSQGIIGMGYNNDDSAQPYRDKSSYDPCPNGWRIPSMLVANLGSQTYADDIRVDFSPFGVRTNMGKNVFETSKYHIIKPTDAGAPAFMTGFKVYPNLGFDLSNAGGNNMGIFPGTGQLIRSAHLGQYTDQHHVALWTATMGRHFDASPAVITRGLFMIPDKEQPDIPDPSYPNIVGRYFYMPMSGMYTSEANGCRCIKDPLYLVNKYDFPSEYMAPPEEFRDGIDNPNTYQDVKSPQAFKIDIPVSKAFAVQSQILNNQEILNPTSFDNLKANVLWTTNTGLIGKVSIIKPSPSSLQDLGSSMISLDINPNQSGNAVITLHNGSITAPVYWSWHVWITDSVINSFNYITELPAAEATNYINYVPKADVVLQTEFMDRNLGATDAFPMVVNGLTPTSAELAKIRASTGMHYQWGRKDPIPTFQNADNRGSFSVFLGRVSNEGTVSYTTLTAATYNNLAGSYIVPYNTYAAGAMVQSTDKPAEKIEKVLSYSVKNPLVYMIPSSFAPYNSSMPNYTNGTDWLANEPNLAADRWGRGGKKSPFDPCPAGWRIPDLSDVALVSYKDFGMSPWYKKDKNVATFYNVMTDYLGTRVRNPSTTSTIGYMFVNPAYRVGNFPNSGSRGFRNVIVNQSSSGTFNTVNFQFPGAWTGALAANYLGRSVNVLFDAASSANRFTAFNDNNDPYMGTSCRCVKMKYDAQGNEAGPIPGLQVTALASGREAAVLTSGEIKEKVDENKISLYPNPVRDILYIKASEENGYYYQIYNMSGQLVKSGKFENKTADLSALTSGVYLIRINNAEKLVKLIKQ; translated from the coding sequence ATGAATAGTAGAGAATTAAACGAAATTCTGCCTTCGTATAAATTTACGGAGACCCTCAAGACCAAACAGGATACTGTACTCACGCCTGTAAAAAGAGTTCCGCCTCTTGATTGGACGAAAGCCCCCAACAGCTATATTTTTGATCCCGGTCAGGACAGTGAAGGCCTGCTGATTCCGGTAAGAAAAGCCTATGCCATGTGGACGGATGATAAGTACATCAAAGGAACCGGAATCCCTTCAGGAAAAATAACGGCGGACGTCTTGTGGGAAGATGTTCACGGCCTGATTAAGTCCGGCTCAAAGTATTCGCTTGAAATCCTGGATTCTGATCAGAATGCCAAAATAAAAGTTCCCGTCAATAAAACGAAAAAAGGAAATGCCGTTATTGCGTTCAGAGTGAATGGTGATATTTACTGGAGCTGGCATATCTGGGTGACGGATGATCCTACCAACGGATCGGTTTATAAAAGTTTTGATAACATTTCAAGAATGAAAACAGACGGAACCGTTGAGCCTGTTCCTGATGCCGACTGGCAGTGGATGGATCGTAATCTGGGAGCCTTGAGCAGCTCTATTACTTCGTCAGACTGGAACAGAAGTGGCGGACTGCTTTATCAATGGGGAAGAAAAGACCCTATACCACCTCTGGTAACCCGGGGAAATGATTTCTATGAAGTCTCAGGTTCCATTGGAAGGATAAGACACAGAGGAGCCAAGAATTTTACAGGCGCCTCCAATATTGATAACCTTACGAAATATCTTCCGCTTGCGAGCGCAGATGTGATCAATAATATCAGGCTGGCTGTAAAGAACCCACTGAGTCTGATCTATGTTAATAAGGATGATAACAGCGGCCAGGCATATTACAACAACAACCCGAACCTTCCGGTCAATTGGTTTGGACGCCTTGCAGGACTTCCGGATAACAGACTTTCAGAGCTGAATCTCTGGTCGGATAATTCTCAGGGAATCATCGGTATGGGGTACAATAATGACGATAGTGCACAGCCTTACAGGGATAAGTCTTCCTATGATCCATGTCCCAATGGATGGAGGATTCCTTCGATGCTTGTCGCTAATTTAGGATCGCAGACCTATGCAGATGATATCAGAGTAGATTTTTCCCCTTTCGGAGTCAGGACCAATATGGGTAAAAACGTTTTCGAAACAAGTAAATATCACATTATAAAACCCACTGACGCCGGAGCTCCCGCTTTTATGACAGGCTTTAAGGTTTATCCTAACCTTGGATTTGATCTGTCTAACGCAGGAGGAAATAATATGGGAATTTTTCCCGGAACCGGACAGCTGATCAGGAGTGCCCACCTGGGGCAGTATACAGATCAGCATCATGTAGCGCTCTGGACAGCAACCATGGGAAGGCATTTTGATGCTTCACCGGCAGTAATTACCAGAGGGCTTTTTATGATTCCCGATAAAGAGCAGCCGGATATTCCGGATCCAAGCTATCCCAATATTGTCGGCAGATATTTTTATATGCCGATGTCCGGAATGTATACTTCTGAAGCCAATGGATGCCGATGTATTAAAGATCCTCTTTATCTTGTAAACAAATATGATTTTCCTTCTGAATACATGGCTCCCCCGGAAGAGTTCAGAGATGGAATTGATAATCCCAATACCTATCAGGACGTAAAAAGCCCTCAGGCATTTAAGATTGATATTCCTGTAAGCAAAGCTTTTGCTGTACAAAGCCAGATCCTGAATAATCAGGAAATATTAAATCCCACAAGTTTTGATAATTTAAAAGCCAACGTACTATGGACCACCAATACTGGACTTATCGGTAAAGTATCGATCATTAAACCTTCACCTTCCTCACTGCAGGATCTTGGCTCCTCCATGATTTCGTTGGATATTAATCCTAACCAAAGCGGAAATGCAGTAATAACACTCCATAACGGAAGTATTACCGCGCCTGTCTATTGGAGCTGGCATGTATGGATCACGGATTCTGTAATAAACTCTTTTAATTATATCACAGAACTTCCGGCAGCCGAAGCCACCAATTATATCAATTATGTACCTAAGGCAGATGTAGTCCTTCAGACGGAGTTCATGGACAGGAACCTGGGAGCAACCGATGCCTTCCCGATGGTTGTAAACGGGCTTACCCCTACTTCTGCAGAGCTTGCTAAGATACGGGCTTCTACCGGAATGCATTACCAGTGGGGCAGAAAAGACCCGATTCCAACATTCCAGAATGCGGATAACAGGGGCTCTTTCAGCGTATTTCTGGGAAGAGTTTCGAATGAAGGTACAGTTTCCTACACTACGCTTACGGCAGCAACATACAATAATTTGGCAGGAAGTTATATAGTTCCCTACAATACGTATGCGGCAGGTGCAATGGTGCAGAGTACGGATAAACCTGCGGAGAAAATAGAAAAAGTACTCTCGTACTCTGTTAAAAACCCTCTGGTGTATATGATTCCAAGTAGTTTTGCTCCTTATAACAGCTCTATGCCTAATTATACGAATGGAACAGACTGGCTGGCTAATGAACCGAACCTTGCCGCTGACAGATGGGGACGTGGGGGTAAAAAATCTCCTTTTGATCCATGTCCTGCAGGATGGAGAATTCCTGATCTTTCCGATGTGGCACTGGTTTCCTACAAAGACTTTGGAATGTCGCCATGGTATAAAAAAGATAAAAATGTGGCTACTTTTTATAATGTGATGACAGATTATTTAGGGACAAGGGTGAGAAATCCTTCAACAACTTCTACCATAGGGTATATGTTTGTTAATCCTGCATATAGGGTTGGTAATTTCCCGAACTCAGGATCACGCGGATTCAGAAATGTTATTGTTAATCAGTCTTCGTCGGGAACTTTTAATACGGTAAACTTCCAGTTTCCGGGTGCCTGGACGGGTGCTCTGGCAGCCAATTATCTGGGAAGATCCGTAAATGTACTGTTTGACGCAGCTTCTTCAGCCAATAGATTCACGGCATTTAATGATAATAATGATCCGTATATGGGAACCAGCTGCCGGTGCGTAAAAATGAAATATGACGCGCAGGGTAATGAAGCCGGGCCTATTCCCGGGCTGCAGGTAACTGCTCTGGCTTCGGGTAGGGAAGCCGCAGTGCTAACCAGTGGTGAAATTAAAGAAAAAGTGGATGAGAACAAGATTTCCTTATATCCTAATCCTGTAAGAGATATCCTCTATATCAAAGCTTCAGAAGAGAATGGATATTATTACCAGATCTATAATATGTCAGGTCAGCTGGTGAAGTCAGGAAAATTTGAAAATAAGACAGCAGATCTGTCTGCGCTTACTTCCGGAGTATATCTGATCAGGATCAATAATGCCGAAAAGCTGGTAAAATTGATCAAACAGTAA